The window TGGAAAGGATGAACAAACCGGAGCCGGCCTTTATCGCGTAAACACAATAACTGGAGAAACGTTGAAGGTGGTTGATGATCCTCCTAATAATTGGGTTCGCGCTTATGATTGGGCAGGCGACAGTTCCGCGATTTTTTATATGCTCAACAAAGGTGGCGATATCTGGCACAAGACTCTGGAACGCGGGGCAACAAAGAAGATTGGATCAGGCGCCGCAACTTTTGCCGTTTCGCGCGATGGACATTGGATAGCAACCATGAGCTACAACGTAATGAAAGGAACCGGCTGGCTGAACATTCTTCGCTCGGATGGAACCGGGAGTCATCGCATTCTGGATCTGAATCTTCCCGACTATGTCTCAGCCCTTACGTGGACTCCTGACGGTCAAAGTTTGATCTTTGCGCAAGGGAGACGCGATTTCATCGATCAACCACACTCTCTTTGGAGGGTTTCAGCGCGAGGCGGGAAGCCCGAAAGACTTGGAATGGAAACAGAGTACGTTCATGACATCCGGATGCATCCGGATGGAAAAAGAATCACTATCGGAACGATCACCGATACAAGTGAGATCTGGGTGATGGAAAATTTTCTAAGTGACGATAAGTTACAATAGCGGCATGACGAATTTCCTGACCAAGAAGGACGTGCGTCTTTATCACGAAGGAAAACACTATCATATCTACGACAAATTGGGAGCGCATTTCACGCGATCCGGAGGTCAGAACGGCGTACACTTTGCGGTCTGGGCGCCCAATGCCGCGTACATGGCCGTGATGGGTGAATGGAACGATTGGAGTAAAAAGGAGCACCCCATGGATCGCTTTGCCGATAGCGGCATCTGGACCTGTTTCATTCCCGGTATTCAGCAAGGGCAAGCCTATAAGTATTTTGTGCACTCTCAGTACAAAGATTTTGAGATTGACAAAGCAGATCCTTTCGCATTCGCAACCGAGCTGGTACCCCAAACAGCTTCGCGCGTATGGGACATTTCCGGATATGAATGGAAAGATGAGGATTGGATCGCGAACCGCGCACAAAAGAATGCCGGTGATGCTCCTATGAATATCTACGAAATGCATCTTGGTTCCTGGGTACGTGATCCTGAAAAGCCTGAAAGCTTTTATTCTTACCGTGAATTGGCTCCCCGACTTTGCGAATACCTGAACAAGCTCCACTATACGCACATAGAGTTCCTACCAGTGATGGAACATCCTTTCTACGGATCCTGGGGTTATCAAACAATCGCGTACTATGCCCCCTCAAGCCGTTACGGAACTCCGCAAGATTTCATGTATCTGATCGATGAGCTCCATCAAGCCGGAATTGGCGTGTTGTTAGATTGGGTTCCGTCCCATTTTCCACAGGACGGTCATGGTCTGGTTTATTTTGATGGAACCTGGTTGTACGAACATGCTGATCCGCGCAAAGGTCTTCAAATGGATTGGGGAACATACATTTTTAACTACGGCCGTCCGGAAGTCAGCAATTTCCTGCTTTCAAACGCTCTCTTCTGGATCGAAAAATATCATGTAGACGGCCTTCGTTTGGATGCGGTCGCATCCATGTTGTACCTGGATTACAGCCGCAAACCGGGCGAGTGGGTTCCCAATAAACATGGTGGACGCGAAAATCTGGAATCCATCGATTTCTTACGCCATGTGAACCATGTTGTGCATGAACAACACCCGGGTGTGTTGATGATCGCAGAAGAATCAACGTCCTGGCCGATGGTATCGCGGCCCGTTCACCTGGGTGGACTCGGTTTCGATATGAAATGGAACATGGGTTGGATGCACGACACACTCGATTACATGGAAAAGGATCCCATCCATCGAAGCTATCATCACGGCAAAATGACTTTCGGAATCTGGTACGCGTGGAGTGAAAATTTCATTCTCCCCTTTTCTCATGACGAAGTCGTTCATCTAAAAAAATCGATGCTGAGCAAAATGCCCGGGGATCTGTGGCGACAGTTCGCGAATTTGCGTCTTTTGTATGGCTTCATGACAGGCCATCCCGGCAAAAAACTCCTGTTTATGGGTGGCGAGTTCGGCCAATGGAGGGAATGGAACCATGACCGGGCACTGGATTGGGAATTGTTAAACTACACGGAGCATCAACAACTGCATTCCTGGGTGCAGGACTTGAATCGCTTCTACAGAAACACACCCGCGCTGTATGAGCTAGATTTCGAACCGCGCGGTTTTCAATGGATCGATTGCAATGATAATGTGCGGAGCGTGTTAAGTTTCCTGCGGTTCGGAAAGAACGATCAGGAAGCAGTCGCTTTCATTTGCAATTTCACGCCGGTCCCAAGACACAATTATCGTATCGGCGTTCCCTGGGAAGGCATCTGGGAAGAAGCGCTGAACAGCGACTCCGAGTTTTATGGCGGCAGCGGAATTGGCAATTTCGGAAGCGTCAAAGCGGATGAGATGGAATCACACGGCCGCAAGTTTTCAGTGAACTTGCAACTCCCTCCGCTCTCCGTCGTGATCTTGAAAAGTTCCTTTAACGCAGAGACGCTGGGACGCAGAGAAAACTCAAAATAAAATAATTTCAATTTTTTTTCTCTGCGTCTCCGCGTCTCTGCGTTAGATTCTCATTCTGTGGTGACGGGTTCTTTCTGGCCTTGCAGGGCGGAGTTCAGCGTGTGCCACGCGAGGGTGGCGCATTTGACGCGCACCGGAAATTCACGCACACCGGAGAACGCAGCCAGCTTTCCCAGCCCTTCGACATCAATCACCGTATCCGGAGGGGCGGTCAACATCTGATGAACTCTTTTGAATAGCGCTTCTATCTCCGCTTTACTTTTTCCCTTAACGCTTTCAGTCATCAGTGAAGCCGAAGCTTTAGAGATGGCGCAGCCTGAACCTTCAAAGCTGATATCTTTGATCTGGTCTCCTTCCAGTTGCACATATACGATAAGCCGGTCTCCGCAAAGTGGATTAAAGCCTTCCGACTTTGCGGAAGCCGTTTCCATCCTGTGAAAATTTCGCGGCTTTTTATTGTGATCGAGAATAACCTGCTGATAGAGTTCGTACAGCTCTGTCACAGCGCAAGAACCTCTTTCACCTTCCGCAGTCCAGCTGTCAATCGATCAATCTCATGCTCGGTGTTGTAAAAGCTGAAGGAAGCACGCGCGGTGGCCGGCAATCCGAATCTTTTCATTGCGGGTTGCGCGCAGTGATGCCCAACACGGACAGCAATGCCTTCGCGATCCAGAATCGTACCGATATCATGAGGATGCACGCCTTCCATCACAAATGACAATATCGCTGACTTCTCTTTTGCGGTGCCGATCAGTCTCAAACCCGGAATGGAGCGCACTTTTTCCGTGGCTTTATGAAGCAGCTCATGTTCGTATGCTGCAATGTTGCCCAATCCAAGATGAGTGATGTAATCAATGGCCGCTCCCAGAGCAACCGAACCTGCAATGTGCGGCGTTCCGGCCTCAAATTTGTGGGGCAGATCTGCATAAGTGGTTCGATCAAAGCTGACCTCACGGATCATCTCTCCGCCTCCCTGATACGGCGGCATTCTATCCAGCAGAGCCTGTTTTCCATAAAGAATTCCGATACCGGTGGGACCGTAAATTTTATGACCGGAGAAAGCATAAAAATCGCAATCCAGGTCCTGAACATCCACCTTCATGTGGGGCATAGATTGCGCGCCATCCACCAGCGTGACCGCTCCGAAATCATGAGCCATTCGAATGATTTGTTTGATGGGATTCACAGTGCCCAGCGCATTTGATACATGTCCAACGGCTACGATCTTTGTTTTTTCGCTGAGAAGGTTTTCGTATTCTTCCAGAATGAGCTCACCGCTGTCAGTGACTGGGATCACTCGAATTCTCGCGCCCGTCTGTTCAGCAACCAGCTGCCAGGGAACAATGTTCGAGTGGTGTTCAATGGCCGAAATGATGATTTCGTCACCAGCTTTCAAGAAAGTCCTTCCGTAGCTCTGCGCCACCAGGTTGATCGCTTCGGTGGTTCCACGCACGAAAATAATTTCAAACGACTCCTGAGCATTCAAAAAGCGTTGGACCTTTGATCGCGCATACTCATAAGTGCGTGTTGCGCGCTCGCTCAAAAAATGAATCCCGCGATGCACGTTGGCGTTGCTGCACACATAATAAGTTTGAATGACATTGATCACAGACAAGGGTTTTTGCGTTGTGGCTGCGTTGTCGAGATACACGAGTGGTTTGTCATAAATCTTTTGATGAAGCGCCGGGAAATCGATTCTGATCTTTTCAACATCAAATTCTTCGGGCGTAATCGGTTCTATGAAAGGCGCACCTTCGAGAACATGCTCCAAGTTCATATTGTTTCTCCTGTAAACTTCGCAAGGCGGGAAGTCACAAGCTCATCCAGCGCTTCGCGAATCGTTGCTTCCGGAAGGCGTCCAGTTACATCCTGCAAAAAGCTTTTCATTAATAAAGTGCGCGCCATTCGTTCGGCCAGTCCACGAGTGCGCAAGTAAAAGAGCGCATCTTCATCCAGATGGCCTATGGTGGCGCCATGACGGCACTTGACGTCATCAGCCAGAATTTCCAGCTGGGGAGTTGTATTCACCCTTGCTCCCGGAGAAAGAAGCATGTTTTTGTTCGTCTGCTCCGCATCGGTTTTTTGCGCATCTTTTCGAACAACGATTTTTCCATTAAATACAGCGCGCGATTTGCCGCTCAAAATGCCCTTGTACAGTTCGCGGCTAGTGCCATGGGGCTTTGCGTGATCGATCGTCGTGTGATGATCCGCATGCTGATTGTCACCGATCAGATAAAGGCCGTTCAAAGTGCAATCACCGCCGACACCGTTGAGCGTGACTTTCAAATTCTCGCGGGAAAGCTCGGAACCTATCGTCATAACCAGCGACGTATAAGAGCTGTTTCGCTCCTGAAGCACATGGGAGGAAGCGATGTGCAGGCTGCGGAAGCTGTCCTGTTGCAACTTTACGTGTTGAAGGACTGCGGATTCTCCCAGCAGAATTTCCGAAACCGCGTTGGTGAAATAGCGAGCACCGTTCAAGGTCATATGCATTTCCAGAAGAGTCAGTTGACTCTCTTTACCAACTGTAACCAGAATGCGTG of the bacterium genome contains:
- the glgB gene encoding 1,4-alpha-glucan branching protein GlgB, with the protein product MTNFLTKKDVRLYHEGKHYHIYDKLGAHFTRSGGQNGVHFAVWAPNAAYMAVMGEWNDWSKKEHPMDRFADSGIWTCFIPGIQQGQAYKYFVHSQYKDFEIDKADPFAFATELVPQTASRVWDISGYEWKDEDWIANRAQKNAGDAPMNIYEMHLGSWVRDPEKPESFYSYRELAPRLCEYLNKLHYTHIEFLPVMEHPFYGSWGYQTIAYYAPSSRYGTPQDFMYLIDELHQAGIGVLLDWVPSHFPQDGHGLVYFDGTWLYEHADPRKGLQMDWGTYIFNYGRPEVSNFLLSNALFWIEKYHVDGLRLDAVASMLYLDYSRKPGEWVPNKHGGRENLESIDFLRHVNHVVHEQHPGVLMIAEESTSWPMVSRPVHLGGLGFDMKWNMGWMHDTLDYMEKDPIHRSYHHGKMTFGIWYAWSENFILPFSHDEVVHLKKSMLSKMPGDLWRQFANLRLLYGFMTGHPGKKLLFMGGEFGQWREWNHDRALDWELLNYTEHQQLHSWVQDLNRFYRNTPALYELDFEPRGFQWIDCNDNVRSVLSFLRFGKNDQEAVAFICNFTPVPRHNYRIGVPWEGIWEEALNSDSEFYGGSGIGNFGSVKADEMESHGRKFSVNLQLPPLSVVILKSSFNAETLGRRENSK
- a CDS encoding SUF system NifU family Fe-S cluster assembly protein; this translates as MTELYELYQQVILDHNKKPRNFHRMETASAKSEGFNPLCGDRLIVYVQLEGDQIKDISFEGSGCAISKASASLMTESVKGKSKAEIEALFKRVHQMLTAPPDTVIDVEGLGKLAAFSGVREFPVRVKCATLAWHTLNSALQGQKEPVTTE
- a CDS encoding cysteine desulfurase, with the translated sequence MNLEHVLEGAPFIEPITPEEFDVEKIRIDFPALHQKIYDKPLVYLDNAATTQKPLSVINVIQTYYVCSNANVHRGIHFLSERATRTYEYARSKVQRFLNAQESFEIIFVRGTTEAINLVAQSYGRTFLKAGDEIIISAIEHHSNIVPWQLVAEQTGARIRVIPVTDSGELILEEYENLLSEKTKIVAVGHVSNALGTVNPIKQIIRMAHDFGAVTLVDGAQSMPHMKVDVQDLDCDFYAFSGHKIYGPTGIGILYGKQALLDRMPPYQGGGEMIREVSFDRTTYADLPHKFEAGTPHIAGSVALGAAIDYITHLGLGNIAAYEHELLHKATEKVRSIPGLRLIGTAKEKSAILSFVMEGVHPHDIGTILDREGIAVRVGHHCAQPAMKRFGLPATARASFSFYNTEHEIDRLTAGLRKVKEVLAL
- the sufD gene encoding Fe-S cluster assembly protein SufD, with amino-acid sequence MKTEVWPEVIHHLREQAADAHRTLPFPTTHDEDWRFTNVAPFFKKPFNKVARTSRPRELSARPLVPEGWQIVFVDGHYSEDLSHVPADFIVGTINGASGWEDHFGKLIPFDKNAFVAWNTASFQDAAFIQIPDGFIPEKPVQITFVNSGTPDSVTFPRILVTVGKESQLTLLEMHMTLNGARYFTNAVSEILLGESAVLQHVKLQQDSFRSLHIASSHVLQERNSSYTSLVMTIGSELSRENLKVTLNGVGGDCTLNGLYLIGDNQHADHHTTIDHAKPHGTSRELYKGILSGKSRAVFNGKIVVRKDAQKTDAEQTNKNMLLSPGARVNTTPQLEILADDVKCRHGATIGHLDEDALFYLRTRGLAERMARTLLMKSFLQDVTGRLPEATIREALDELVTSRLAKFTGETI